From the Clarias gariepinus isolate MV-2021 ecotype Netherlands chromosome 3, CGAR_prim_01v2, whole genome shotgun sequence genome, one window contains:
- the tppp3 gene encoding tubulin polymerization-promoting protein family member 3, giving the protein MAESTDLDQLESAFKKFAIHGDTKATGKEMNGKNWAKLCKDCKVIDGKNVTSTDVDIVFTKVKAKTSRVITYEEFQKALEELAVKRFKGQSKEEALQAIHKLIEGKEPTNVGITKVAKSGAVDRLTDTSKYTGSHKERFDESGKGKGKGGREELVENTGYVSSYKNAGTYDEKTKTK; this is encoded by the exons ATGGCAGAGAGCACTGATTTGGACCAGCTGGAAAGTGCCTTTAAGAAGTTTGCTATCCATGGAGACACCAAAGCAACTGGAAAGGAGATGAATGGCAAAAACTGGGCCAAACTTTGTAAGGATTGCAAAGTTATTGATGGCAAAAACGTCACGTCGACTGATGTAGATATCGTCTTCACTAAAGTCAA GGCAAAGACATCTCGGGTGATCACGTACGAGGAGTTTCAGAAAGCTCTGGAAGAACTGGCCGTGAAGAGGTTCAAAGGTCAAAGCAAGGAAGAAGCGTTGCAGGCCATCCACAAGCTGATTGAAGGCAAAGAACCTACCAATGTTGGCATAACG AAAGTGGCTAAGAGTGGAGCAGTGGACAGACTAACAGACACTTCCAAGTACACGGGCTCTCACAAGGAGCGCTTTGACGAGAGCGGCAAAGGAAAAGGAAAGGGCGGACGCGAGGAGCTCGTAGAGAACACTGGCTATGTTTCATCATACAAGAATGCAGGGACTTATGATGAGAAGACCAAAACCAAGTGA